Proteins encoded together in one Catellatospora citrea window:
- a CDS encoding tetratricopeptide repeat protein codes for MSFSEKVHLAFRRGETEAVVTMSRAEIERAQALGDADGEVFARYSLARVALRQGDLRAAADYAHQGLAVALRSGDRGLEERPRHVLAAVARMSGDLARARELYRENIALNEALEQPKGVHSEYHDLAFCELGLGNLEAAKVLFACCREGVFQHGWDDLVPYVCVADAALASAEGDHVRAARMIGAAESAFAALGQVPDPDDAADLALLREATLGVLGAPEFAEQCAKGWLLDPRTAFDD; via the coding sequence ATGAGCTTCAGCGAGAAGGTGCACCTGGCCTTCCGACGCGGTGAGACCGAGGCCGTGGTGACCATGAGCAGGGCCGAGATCGAGCGGGCACAGGCGCTCGGGGACGCGGACGGCGAGGTGTTCGCCCGCTACAGCCTCGCCCGGGTCGCCCTGCGCCAGGGCGACCTGCGTGCAGCCGCCGACTACGCCCACCAGGGCCTCGCGGTGGCGCTGCGCTCCGGCGACCGCGGCCTGGAGGAGCGGCCCCGGCACGTGCTGGCCGCCGTGGCCCGCATGTCCGGCGACCTGGCCCGGGCTCGCGAACTGTACCGGGAGAACATCGCCCTCAACGAGGCTCTGGAACAGCCCAAGGGCGTCCACTCCGAGTACCACGATCTCGCCTTCTGCGAACTGGGTCTAGGTAACCTCGAAGCGGCGAAGGTGCTCTTCGCCTGCTGCCGCGAAGGGGTGTTCCAGCACGGCTGGGATGATCTTGTTCCGTACGTCTGCGTCGCGGACGCCGCGCTCGCCTCGGCGGAGGGCGACCACGTACGAGCGGCACGGATGATCGGTGCCGCGGAGAGCGCCTTCGCTGCACTGGGCCAGGTGCCCGATCCCGATGACGCGGCCGACCTGGCCCTGCTGCGCGAGGCGACGCTGGGCGTGCTGGGGGCGCCCGAGTTCGCGGAGCAGTGCGCCAAGGGCTGGCTCCTCGATCCGCGTACCGCGTTCGACGACTGA
- a CDS encoding tetratricopeptide repeat protein, which translates to MSLPTCRSSPGVDSRSADERRKARAHMNFSDEVRSAFRRGETDTVVTMSEAEVARAAAAGDFGGEVEARYALARVAIRGGDLRAGADRAREALVVALRSGDRRLEERPRHVLAAVARMSGDLVRARELYRESIALNEALERPETVNSEYHNLAFCELGLGNLDVARSLFTAGRERVFRHGWDDFVPYVCLAGAALASAEGDPGRAARMIGVTDGAFAALGQVPDPDDAADLAAIRAAAMEALGEAGFAERYAQGRDLRPREAFGDGPR; encoded by the coding sequence ATGAGCCTCCCCACCTGCCGTTCGTCTCCGGGCGTCGATAGCCGGTCCGCCGACGAAAGACGAAAGGCAAGAGCTCACATGAACTTCAGCGACGAGGTGCGCTCGGCCTTCCGGCGCGGTGAGACCGACACCGTGGTGACCATGAGCGAGGCCGAGGTGGCCAGGGCGGCCGCGGCCGGGGACTTCGGGGGTGAGGTGGAGGCCAGGTATGCCCTGGCGAGGGTCGCGATTCGCGGCGGAGATCTGCGCGCTGGCGCGGACCGGGCACGTGAGGCGCTGGTGGTCGCGCTGCGTTCCGGTGACCGACGCCTGGAGGAGCGGCCCCGGCACGTGCTGGCCGCCGTGGCCCGCATGTCCGGCGACCTGGTCCGCGCCCGCGAACTGTACCGAGAGAGCATCGCGCTCAACGAGGCGCTGGAGCGGCCTGAAACGGTCAACTCGGAGTACCACAACCTCGCCTTCTGCGAACTGGGTCTTGGCAATCTCGACGTGGCGAGGTCACTGTTCACCGCGGGACGGGAGCGAGTTTTCCGGCATGGCTGGGACGATTTCGTGCCTTACGTGTGCCTGGCCGGCGCGGCGTTGGCCTCGGCGGAGGGGGACCCGGGGCGGGCTGCACGGATGATCGGGGTCACCGATGGCGCGTTCGCGGCGCTCGGCCAGGTGCCCGACCCGGACGACGCCGCAGACCTCGCCGCCATCCGCGCCGCCGCGATGGAGGCGCTGGGTGAGGCGGGTTTCGCTGAGCGGTACGCGCAGGGCCGAGACCTCAGGCCGCGCGAGGCGTTCGGTGACGGTCCGCGCTGA
- a CDS encoding sensor histidine kinase, with protein MTFRTRVFVLVSLVALVATGASTYLTLAFARSEAARSTQSQQLITQRITSEITKYGRNHGTWERVAALAERLARQTDRRIRLETEELREIIVDTAVLLNQPVPPSTGLSVSIDARPRFEPAGLAGGKARAVLVDSIERYRQETRVAACLTRHEYDPVATSAEYGVPVFDYADVPAEVIRACWQGAVSIPEVLERDRVEAARCATPIRSAVVGSAPVPSPSSYGAPAASAEGDCLRETFVARIGAVGPVPLLVTVGQGPNPFSVTPIAVAVGVATLLIVLGTFLLSRHVLRPIRGLTIAAHRLGQGSLDQRVAVAGGDELGGLAATFNRMADSLQRSEERQRRMISDIAHELRTPLSNLRSYLEALQDGLVTPDPALFQSLHDETMLQQRIVDDLQTLAMAEAGELRYDWAPVVLGDLLESCRTAQQPSARAASVTLAVVADPAVVLQADADRLRQALGNLVTNSVRHSPPGSTVILEVAQVGQDAQLRVIDQGSGIAPGDQPRVFDRFWRGDRARRRSSGGSGLGLAITRQIVLDHGGEISLTSRVGEGTTFIIRLPMDGPDHR; from the coding sequence GTGACGTTCCGGACCAGGGTGTTCGTGCTGGTCAGCCTCGTCGCCCTAGTCGCCACGGGCGCGAGCACCTACCTGACGCTGGCCTTCGCGCGTAGCGAGGCGGCCCGTTCCACGCAGTCGCAGCAGCTGATCACACAACGGATCACCAGTGAAATCACCAAGTACGGCCGGAACCACGGCACCTGGGAACGGGTGGCGGCCCTGGCCGAGAGGCTCGCCAGGCAGACCGACCGGCGGATCCGACTCGAGACCGAGGAGCTACGGGAGATCATCGTCGACACGGCGGTGCTGCTCAACCAGCCGGTGCCGCCATCGACAGGGCTGAGCGTGTCCATCGACGCACGGCCGCGGTTCGAGCCGGCTGGCCTGGCCGGTGGCAAGGCCCGAGCCGTTCTAGTCGACTCCATTGAACGCTACCGGCAGGAGACACGCGTCGCGGCCTGCCTGACCCGGCACGAGTACGACCCGGTGGCGACCTCAGCGGAGTACGGCGTGCCGGTGTTCGACTACGCGGATGTTCCCGCTGAGGTGATACGCGCCTGTTGGCAGGGCGCCGTCAGCATTCCCGAGGTCCTCGAGCGCGACCGCGTTGAGGCGGCGCGGTGCGCTACGCCCATTCGATCCGCGGTCGTCGGCAGTGCGCCTGTCCCTTCCCCTTCCTCCTACGGCGCTCCAGCCGCCTCGGCTGAAGGGGACTGCCTGCGTGAGACGTTCGTCGCCCGCATCGGAGCGGTCGGCCCCGTGCCGCTGCTGGTGACCGTCGGCCAGGGGCCGAATCCTTTCTCTGTCACGCCGATCGCGGTGGCCGTCGGGGTGGCCACGCTGCTGATCGTGCTCGGCACCTTCCTGCTGAGCCGCCACGTGCTGCGCCCGATCCGGGGGCTGACGATCGCCGCCCACCGCCTGGGCCAGGGTTCGCTGGACCAGCGCGTCGCGGTCGCCGGTGGCGACGAACTCGGCGGGCTGGCCGCCACGTTCAACCGCATGGCCGATTCGCTGCAGCGCAGTGAGGAACGGCAACGCCGAATGATCTCAGACATCGCGCACGAGCTGCGCACCCCGCTGTCCAACCTCCGCTCGTACCTCGAAGCGTTGCAAGACGGGCTGGTCACCCCGGACCCGGCGCTGTTCCAGTCGCTACACGATGAGACGATGCTGCAACAGCGCATCGTCGACGACCTGCAGACCCTTGCCATGGCCGAGGCCGGCGAGCTGCGCTACGACTGGGCCCCGGTCGTGCTGGGTGACCTTTTGGAGAGCTGCCGCACGGCACAGCAGCCCTCGGCTAGAGCCGCCTCAGTCACATTGGCAGTGGTCGCCGACCCCGCCGTGGTGCTGCAGGCCGACGCGGACCGGCTTCGCCAGGCGCTCGGCAACCTCGTCACGAACTCGGTGCGGCACTCACCGCCCGGGTCGACGGTCATCCTGGAGGTTGCCCAGGTCGGGCAGGATGCCCAGCTGAGGGTCATCGACCAGGGCAGCGGCATCGCGCCCGGCGACCAGCCACGCGTGTTCGACAGGTTCTGGCGCGGCGACCGCGCGCGGCGGCGCAGCAGCGGCGGCAGTGGCCTGGGGCTGGCCATCACCCGCCAGATCGTGCTCGACCACGGCGGTGAGATCTCTTTGACCAGCCGGGTAGGCGAGGGCACGACATTCATCATCCGCCTACCCATGGACGGACCTGATCACCGCTAG
- a CDS encoding response regulator transcription factor, with protein MTARILVAEDDPKQANVIRMYLENDGHSVLAVADGRAAIDQCRARKPDLVVLDVMMPLVDGLDVCHVLRAESNVPIILLTARSTENDILLGLDVGADDYVTKPFSPRQLVARVRALLRRSGVSTGAARGPLVVGDLIVDPDRYEVRVDGRAVALTAKEFGILEVLATEPDRTFTRAQIIDRAFGFDAGILERAVDVHVLNLRRKIERDPTEPRYVQTVYGRGYRMPDAGS; from the coding sequence ATGACCGCGCGGATCTTGGTCGCGGAGGACGACCCCAAGCAGGCCAACGTCATACGTATGTACCTCGAGAACGACGGGCACAGTGTCCTGGCGGTGGCCGACGGCCGTGCTGCGATCGACCAGTGCCGGGCCCGCAAACCCGACCTCGTGGTGCTGGACGTGATGATGCCGCTGGTGGACGGGCTCGACGTGTGCCACGTCCTGCGCGCCGAGTCCAACGTGCCGATCATCCTACTCACGGCCCGCAGCACCGAGAACGACATCCTTCTCGGCCTCGACGTCGGCGCCGACGACTATGTCACCAAGCCGTTCAGCCCGCGCCAACTCGTCGCCCGCGTCCGCGCACTGTTGCGCCGTTCCGGGGTCAGCACCGGGGCAGCCCGGGGACCGCTGGTCGTCGGCGATTTGATCGTAGACCCGGATCGGTACGAGGTACGTGTCGACGGCCGCGCCGTCGCCCTGACCGCCAAGGAGTTCGGCATCCTGGAGGTCCTCGCCACCGAGCCCGACCGAACCTTCACCCGGGCCCAGATCATCGACCGCGCGTTCGGCTTCGACGCCGGCATCCTGGAGCGCGCCGTCGACGTGCATGTGTTGAACCTACGCCGCAAGATCGAACGGGATCCCACCGAACCGCGCTACGTCCAGACCGTCTACGGACGCGGCTACCGGATGCCGGATGCCGGTTCGTGA
- a CDS encoding AfsR/SARP family transcriptional regulator codes for MTAAARYPAGAAGPGHPDTVRLQVMGPLRAWRGGAELDVGPRQQRCLLALLLARVGEPLGMTDLVTSLWGDQSPASAVNVIHKYIGALRRLLEPGLAPRTTGSYLVRTGNGYRFTAGPDSLDVVAFRDHVSAARASSDQGRAQEALSHYLEALRLCRGTAGESLADSPAATAIFAGVDGEFFEAVVAAAGFAIRLHEPARVLSPLRLAAEMDPFNELVHAELVTALAASGQQAEALAVYRTIRDRLVDELGIDPGYALQEAHRQVLAQSAAPPVEQAPRTVPEAAPGTPPLVRVVRPAQLPPELSLFVGRTAELAALGELAADHGDGARSGPPVVAIDGMGGVGKSTLATHFAHRIADRFTDGQLYLDLLGDQNEHDSLQPGDTLRSLLFALGVTAAHLPDTFDARLGKYRSLTAGKRMLVLLDNVRDSAQVRPLLPNSHASLVLVTSRRPLLGLAAFDGAHLMRLHVPDRSSAQQLLQLRLPGPGHRTAEHGALLDEIIELCGRLPLALAVLAARLTARPMLSLASVAADLRDGARRLEALSGGVGTPDPRTAFSWSYQQLSPGAARLFRLLSESLCSGITAEACASLSGLGLASTRAELAELTEAALVTEQEEDRYTSHMLVKAYAQELFQDTETPAERRDAISRLLQYYLHSSHHAQVVLAPHRLPVALPPAMPGVVPTRPTTYEQASAWFAAEREALVDAVRRAAEPDCGIVPWQLAVTMQQYLQWAGYFQDWEGVMRLALQAARDSGDEIGEAHVLRGLAVARWSLRDNDEALTLLTAALEIFDKHAMPLEQALVHTNLHWVYEAFGRDEEALAQSQQALVLYRALNDHLGVTFSLMANGRSLARLGRLEESAELLEQALVLHEQIRGRHGATWDATSVAAEAETRMAIASNLAQLGRPDEAAAQLELSARMSQQISQRPNQFEALRRLTELLAAEGDTAGADSAFSRARTVLAEFPGGGPEHLRARLVALADTLARTESENREKSPSARRG; via the coding sequence GTGACCGCAGCCGCCCGATACCCGGCCGGTGCTGCCGGGCCGGGTCACCCTGACACGGTCCGCCTGCAGGTCATGGGACCGCTGCGCGCCTGGCGGGGCGGGGCCGAACTCGACGTCGGTCCGCGCCAGCAGCGATGCCTGCTCGCGTTGCTGTTGGCGCGGGTGGGCGAACCGCTGGGCATGACCGACCTGGTCACCTCGCTGTGGGGCGACCAGTCCCCGGCCAGCGCGGTGAACGTCATCCACAAGTACATCGGCGCGCTGCGCCGCCTGCTCGAGCCAGGTCTGGCACCCCGGACCACGGGCTCGTACCTGGTACGCACCGGCAACGGCTACCGGTTCACCGCCGGACCCGACAGCCTCGACGTGGTGGCGTTCCGCGACCACGTGTCGGCGGCGAGGGCTAGCTCGGATCAGGGACGAGCCCAGGAAGCTCTGAGCCACTACCTCGAAGCCCTGCGGCTGTGTCGCGGTACCGCAGGTGAGAGTCTGGCCGACAGCCCGGCCGCGACCGCGATCTTTGCCGGTGTCGACGGCGAGTTCTTCGAAGCGGTGGTCGCGGCGGCAGGCTTCGCGATCCGATTGCACGAACCCGCCCGGGTCCTGTCGCCGCTGCGGCTTGCCGCCGAGATGGACCCCTTCAACGAGCTCGTGCACGCCGAACTGGTGACCGCTCTGGCTGCGTCGGGCCAGCAGGCCGAGGCGCTTGCGGTGTACCGGACAATCCGGGACCGCCTCGTCGACGAGCTAGGCATCGACCCCGGATACGCCCTGCAGGAGGCGCACCGTCAGGTGCTAGCCCAGAGCGCGGCGCCGCCCGTCGAGCAGGCCCCCCGCACCGTGCCCGAGGCGGCGCCGGGCACGCCACCGTTGGTCCGGGTGGTGCGTCCCGCACAACTGCCGCCGGAACTGTCGTTGTTCGTCGGGCGTACCGCCGAGTTGGCCGCGCTCGGCGAGCTGGCAGCCGATCACGGAGACGGTGCACGCAGCGGACCGCCGGTGGTGGCGATCGACGGCATGGGGGGCGTGGGTAAGTCCACCCTGGCCACTCATTTCGCACACCGCATCGCCGACCGTTTCACCGACGGCCAGCTCTACCTCGACCTGCTTGGCGATCAGAACGAGCACGACAGCTTGCAACCGGGCGACACCCTGCGGTCCCTACTGTTCGCGTTGGGCGTCACCGCAGCACACCTACCCGACACGTTCGACGCGCGGTTGGGCAAGTACCGCAGCCTGACGGCGGGCAAACGCATGCTCGTGTTGTTGGACAACGTACGGGACTCGGCACAGGTGCGGCCGCTGCTGCCGAACTCCCACGCGAGCCTGGTGCTGGTCACCAGCCGGCGTCCCCTGCTCGGGTTGGCGGCCTTCGACGGGGCGCACCTGATGCGGTTGCACGTGCCGGACCGGTCGTCCGCGCAGCAACTGCTGCAGCTGCGACTGCCTGGGCCGGGACACCGCACGGCCGAACATGGCGCTCTCCTGGACGAGATCATCGAGCTGTGCGGGCGGCTTCCCCTCGCTCTGGCGGTACTGGCCGCGCGCCTGACCGCCCGGCCGATGCTCTCGCTGGCCTCCGTTGCCGCCGACCTACGCGACGGGGCTCGACGCCTGGAAGCGTTGTCCGGAGGCGTGGGCACACCCGATCCACGCACCGCCTTCTCCTGGTCCTACCAGCAGCTCAGCCCCGGCGCGGCCCGGCTGTTCCGGCTGCTGTCGGAGTCGCTGTGCTCAGGAATCACCGCGGAGGCCTGCGCCAGCCTGTCCGGCCTGGGTCTGGCCAGCACACGCGCCGAACTTGCCGAGCTCACCGAGGCGGCTCTGGTGACCGAGCAGGAGGAGGACCGCTATACGTCGCACATGCTGGTCAAGGCCTACGCGCAAGAACTGTTTCAGGACACCGAGACGCCCGCTGAGCGCCGCGACGCGATCAGCCGACTGCTCCAGTACTACCTGCACAGCAGCCACCACGCGCAGGTCGTGCTCGCCCCTCACCGGCTGCCGGTAGCGCTGCCGCCGGCCATGCCCGGCGTCGTTCCGACGCGGCCGACGACGTACGAGCAGGCCAGTGCCTGGTTCGCCGCCGAGCGTGAGGCGCTCGTCGACGCGGTCCGACGCGCCGCCGAGCCCGATTGCGGCATCGTGCCGTGGCAGCTGGCCGTCACCATGCAGCAGTATCTGCAGTGGGCCGGATACTTCCAGGACTGGGAGGGCGTCATGCGCCTGGCGCTGCAGGCCGCACGCGACAGCGGTGACGAGATCGGCGAGGCTCACGTCCTGCGCGGCCTGGCTGTGGCCCGGTGGTCGCTGCGCGACAATGACGAGGCGCTCACCCTGCTGACAGCCGCCCTGGAGATCTTCGACAAGCACGCCATGCCACTGGAGCAGGCCCTCGTGCATACCAACCTGCACTGGGTGTACGAGGCGTTCGGCCGCGACGAAGAGGCGCTCGCGCAAAGTCAGCAGGCGCTCGTGCTGTACCGGGCCCTCAACGACCACCTCGGAGTGACGTTCAGCCTCATGGCCAACGGCAGGTCCCTGGCCCGCCTCGGTCGGCTCGAAGAGTCGGCCGAGCTGCTGGAGCAGGCGCTCGTACTGCACGAACAGATCCGTGGACGGCACGGCGCCACCTGGGACGCGACGTCGGTCGCCGCGGAGGCCGAGACGCGGATGGCCATCGCGTCCAACCTGGCGCAGTTGGGACGCCCGGACGAAGCAGCAGCACAACTCGAGCTGTCCGCACGAATGTCGCAGCAGATCAGCCAGCGGCCGAACCAGTTCGAGGCGCTACGGCGGCTGACTGAACTGCTGGCCGCGGAGGGCGACACCGCAGGTGCGGACAGCGCGTTCAGCAGAGCTCGCACGGTCCTGGCAGAATTCCCCGGCGGCGGACCCGAGCACCTGCGGGCGCGGCTTGTCGCCCTCGCCGATACGTTGGCTCGGACGGAGTCCGAGAACCGGGAGAAGAGCCCGTCAGCCCGACGGGGTTAA